The proteins below are encoded in one region of Phytoactinopolyspora mesophila:
- a CDS encoding ArsR/SmtB family transcription factor, translating to MNDVPAIDPHKRAEATAALRDDHTIDAWARRFALLSDPNRLRLLFCLHRAPGIAVSDLAVAVGMSDTSVSHALRLLRSNGWVRSERSGRTVLYSLDDDTIHDMLHRLGATHAGDDA from the coding sequence GTGAACGACGTCCCGGCGATCGATCCCCACAAACGAGCTGAGGCAACCGCCGCGCTACGCGACGACCACACCATCGACGCCTGGGCCCGACGCTTCGCCCTGTTGTCCGACCCCAACCGGCTGCGACTGCTGTTCTGCCTGCACCGAGCCCCTGGGATCGCCGTCTCCGACCTCGCCGTCGCCGTCGGCATGAGCGACACGTCGGTCTCACACGCGCTGCGGCTGCTGCGCAGCAACGGGTGGGTGAGGTCGGAGCGGTCGGGCCGCACCGTTCTCTATTCGCTCGACGACGACACGATCCATGACATGCTGCACCGCCTTGGGGCCACCCACGCCGGGGACGACGCCTAG
- a CDS encoding DinB family protein, with product MTNTWRTELLEQLEFYWHAHLRPRLDGLTDDEYFWEPVPGCWSVRKGPDGVYELEQLSPDPPIPPLTTIAWRTVHVGRDIFGTRARAFFGPTTAPDDAGMYDLRHWPEPLADTADDALAFLEQTYALWHDGVAALSDGELRAPLGAKGEEFAEFSMAQLVLHVNREVMAHGAEICLLRDLYRAYGLRKNPLVAAGLAGDAQASAREVQDHAAETRVSRPELVCEVAALRHWDVVRVLVRNGFDVNAGSPTALHYAAGAGAVDEVRFLVEHGADTAATDAKFGLAPLGWAEYFGHDAVTRYLR from the coding sequence ATGACGAACACATGGCGTACCGAATTGCTCGAACAGCTCGAGTTCTACTGGCACGCCCATCTGCGTCCTCGCCTCGACGGGTTGACCGACGACGAGTACTTCTGGGAGCCGGTGCCCGGTTGCTGGAGCGTTCGCAAGGGGCCCGACGGCGTCTACGAGCTCGAACAGCTCTCACCCGACCCACCGATCCCGCCCCTGACCACTATCGCCTGGAGGACCGTCCACGTCGGCAGAGACATCTTCGGTACGCGGGCGCGCGCCTTCTTCGGTCCCACCACCGCACCGGACGACGCCGGCATGTACGACCTACGGCACTGGCCCGAGCCGTTGGCGGATACGGCGGACGACGCGCTGGCCTTCCTCGAGCAGACGTACGCGCTCTGGCATGACGGCGTCGCCGCTCTGAGCGACGGCGAACTGCGCGCACCACTGGGCGCCAAGGGCGAGGAGTTCGCCGAATTCTCGATGGCTCAGCTGGTGCTGCACGTGAACCGCGAAGTCATGGCGCACGGCGCGGAGATCTGCCTGTTGCGCGATCTGTATCGGGCCTACGGTCTTCGGAAGAATCCGCTGGTGGCGGCCGGTCTCGCCGGAGATGCGCAAGCGAGCGCCCGCGAAGTCCAGGACCATGCGGCCGAGACGCGGGTGAGCCGTCCCGAGCTGGTCTGTGAAGTGGCCGCGTTGCGGCACTGGGATGTAGTTCGGGTTCTGGTGCGAAACGGCTTCGACGTCAACGCCGGATCGCCGACGGCTCTGCACTACGCGGCCGGTGCCGGCGCCGTGGATGAGGTGCGCTTCCTGGTGGAGCATGGTGCCGATACCGCCGCCACGGACGCGAAGTTCGGGCTCGCGCCGCTCGGCTGGGCCGAGTACTTCGGGCACGACGCCGTGACCCGGTACCTGCGGTAG
- a CDS encoding ABC transporter permease — MALRRLAMIVPVLVLTSVVVFGLAAASPFDPLAGYLGDRYLTAGAAEQEQLRETLGLDDPWYAQYVRWAGSVLTGDLGTSRVYGQPVADVLLERLPWTVLLAGTAMLLAVAVALVLGVWTAWRQGGFTDRVATTVAHALEGVPPFVVALAAIGIFALGLSWLPVAGLTDAGAALSVGQVARHLVLPAGVLAIAQLPWLLLHVRQSLIGAFGSDHVTGARSRGLPARTVVLRHALPTALLPFVTLVGARLPELVTGAILVEAVFSWPGVAEAVVRSAMQVDFPLLAALTLLAAVVVLLGSLIADVLYAVLDPRVATDG; from the coding sequence ATGGCGCTACGCCGGCTGGCCATGATCGTGCCGGTCCTGGTGCTGACGTCGGTGGTGGTCTTCGGGCTGGCGGCGGCGTCGCCGTTCGATCCACTCGCTGGCTACCTGGGGGATCGGTACCTGACGGCCGGGGCGGCGGAACAGGAACAGCTCCGGGAGACCCTGGGGCTCGACGATCCCTGGTATGCGCAGTATGTGCGTTGGGCGGGCAGCGTGCTGACCGGCGATCTCGGAACGTCCCGGGTGTACGGGCAGCCGGTGGCCGACGTTCTCTTGGAACGGCTGCCTTGGACGGTCCTGCTGGCCGGAACGGCGATGCTACTGGCCGTCGCCGTCGCTCTGGTGCTGGGCGTGTGGACGGCGTGGCGCCAGGGCGGGTTCACCGATCGCGTCGCGACCACCGTGGCCCATGCGTTGGAAGGGGTGCCGCCGTTCGTCGTCGCGCTGGCCGCCATCGGGATCTTCGCCCTGGGACTGTCGTGGCTTCCGGTCGCTGGGCTGACCGACGCCGGGGCAGCGCTCAGTGTTGGGCAGGTCGCACGACACCTCGTCCTGCCGGCTGGTGTGCTGGCAATCGCCCAGCTGCCGTGGCTGCTGCTACACGTCCGGCAGTCGCTGATCGGGGCATTTGGCTCCGACCATGTCACGGGGGCTCGTTCACGTGGCCTTCCGGCCCGTACCGTGGTGCTCCGCCATGCCCTGCCGACGGCCTTGCTGCCGTTCGTGACGCTGGTGGGCGCCCGGCTGCCCGAACTGGTGACCGGCGCCATCCTGGTGGAGGCGGTGTTCTCCTGGCCCGGTGTGGCCGAGGCCGTGGTCCGCTCGGCGATGCAGGTGGACTTCCCCTTGCTGGCAGCGTTGACGCTGCTGGCCGCCGTGGTCGTGTTGCTCGGCTCGCTGATCGCTGATGTCTTGTACGCGGTGCTCGACCCCAGGGTGGCCACCGATGGCTGA
- a CDS encoding ABC transporter ATP-binding protein has protein sequence MTPAPRGDASTPVDHGQAPILGPQKVACAHDQQGSGGVLTVEALSVRIRLASGSTVRAVNEVSFALRRGRILALVGESGCGKSVLAAAILGLLPGNAQVRGSVMLTSEDGPADLLRASEHELATRVRGRRIGLIPQSAASHLTPVRTARSQLTEVVRLLQGREAGRVEQLAEQVGLDPADLDLYPHELSGGMAQRVATALALAGDPPVILADEPTAGLDRVLVDRTVDLLRSLADDGRTVLLITHDLAAAERVADDLAVMYAGRLLELGPAVDLVSDPWHDYTRGLMRALPAGGLVPIPGRPPSLTDLPPGCAFHRRCPGECSGDVGLSWYGERAVACR, from the coding sequence ATGACCCCCGCTCCCCGCGGTGACGCCTCCACGCCTGTTGATCATGGGCAGGCTCCCATTCTCGGGCCCCAAAAGGTGGCATGTGCCCATGATCAACAGGGGAGTGGGGGTGTTCTGACGGTCGAGGCGCTGTCCGTACGCATCCGGTTGGCCAGCGGCAGCACGGTCCGGGCGGTGAACGAGGTGTCGTTCGCGCTGCGGCGCGGCCGGATCCTCGCTCTGGTCGGAGAGAGCGGATGCGGCAAGTCCGTGCTGGCCGCGGCGATTCTCGGACTGTTGCCGGGCAACGCGCAGGTACGCGGCTCGGTGATGCTGACCAGCGAGGACGGACCGGCCGATCTGCTGCGAGCGAGCGAGCACGAGTTGGCCACCCGCGTTCGCGGACGGCGGATCGGGTTGATCCCGCAGTCCGCGGCCTCTCACTTGACACCGGTGCGCACGGCGCGGTCCCAGCTCACGGAGGTGGTGCGGCTTCTTCAGGGCCGCGAGGCGGGCCGCGTCGAACAGCTTGCCGAGCAGGTGGGGCTGGACCCTGCCGATCTGGATCTGTACCCGCATGAGTTGTCCGGAGGGATGGCTCAGCGGGTGGCGACGGCATTGGCCCTGGCCGGTGACCCTCCCGTCATCCTGGCTGACGAACCGACCGCGGGTTTGGACCGCGTGCTCGTCGACCGGACGGTGGATCTGTTGCGTTCCTTGGCCGACGACGGCCGCACGGTCCTGCTGATCACCCACGACCTCGCTGCCGCCGAGCGCGTCGCGGATGATCTCGCGGTGATGTACGCGGGCCGGTTGCTCGAGCTGGGCCCGGCGGTCGATCTGGTGTCCGATCCGTGGCACGACTACACCCGGGGTCTGATGAGGGCGTTGCCAGCGGGCGGGCTCGTGCCCATTCCAGGCCGGCCACCGTCTTTGACCGATCTCCCGCCCGGTTGCGCTTTTCATCGCCGTTGTCCGGGAGAGTGCTCAGGGGACGTGGGACTGAGTTGGTATGGAGAACGGGCGGTGGCATGTCGCTGA
- a CDS encoding ABC transporter permease — MADTGTRKPTRDPVGSASPPGVWIDAGRLWTRARPGRRRTRLTARQRLFFGIGVLVTLVAYAVLVPMLAGLDERVIDLAAAGSAPSTDHLFGTDQAGRDLFVRTAAGLRISLLIAGLCAVISTVLGVAVGALAGAAGGWVDRIVMRLVDTVNAVPHLLLGIVIVALYRGSVVAIVASIALTHWAPVARLIRSEILSLRQREFVDAAISGGASRRWVIRRHYLPAVVPQAVLAAVLLLPHAVWHESALSFLGLGLPPHRASLGTLLDEARESLLLGSWWTLVFPSLMLVAATLAVAACGAAWRDHTLPRRQSEEGLT, encoded by the coding sequence ATGGCTGACACAGGCACCCGCAAGCCCACCCGAGACCCGGTTGGATCGGCGTCGCCACCAGGGGTGTGGATCGATGCCGGCCGGCTCTGGACTCGGGCCCGGCCAGGGCGCCGCCGCACAAGGCTGACGGCTCGGCAGCGTCTGTTCTTCGGCATCGGTGTGCTGGTGACGCTGGTCGCGTATGCCGTCCTGGTGCCGATGCTCGCTGGGCTCGACGAACGGGTCATCGACCTGGCAGCGGCCGGCTCCGCGCCCTCCACCGACCACCTGTTCGGCACCGACCAGGCCGGCCGGGATCTCTTTGTCCGCACCGCTGCCGGCCTGCGAATATCGTTGCTGATCGCGGGCTTGTGCGCGGTTATCTCGACGGTGCTCGGGGTGGCGGTCGGGGCGCTCGCCGGCGCGGCGGGCGGTTGGGTGGACCGGATCGTGATGCGTTTGGTCGACACCGTGAACGCGGTGCCGCACCTGTTGCTCGGCATCGTGATCGTCGCGCTGTACCGCGGGAGCGTCGTGGCGATCGTCGCCTCGATCGCGTTGACTCACTGGGCGCCGGTAGCACGGCTGATCCGGTCGGAGATCCTGTCGTTGCGGCAGCGCGAGTTCGTCGACGCGGCCATCTCCGGCGGGGCTTCGCGCCGGTGGGTGATCCGGCGGCACTACCTGCCCGCGGTGGTCCCGCAGGCCGTCCTGGCAGCCGTACTGTTGCTCCCGCATGCGGTCTGGCATGAGTCGGCGCTGAGCTTCCTCGGCCTGGGCTTGCCGCCGCATCGCGCCAGCCTCGGCACGTTGCTGGATGAGGCGCGCGAGTCGTTGTTGCTCGGTTCGTGGTGGACGCTGGTCTTTCCGTCGCTGATGCTCGTGGCCGCCACGCTCGCCGTCGCGGCGTGCGGCGCCGCATGGCGAGACCACACGCTGCCGAGGCGGCAGAGCGAGGAAGGGCTGACATGA
- a CDS encoding ABC transporter ATP-binding protein — MSLTATDITVGYRRGSPVLDGVTLSVDPGRVIGLAGPSGCGKSTLARVVALLLAPWSGEVMVDGERVHRTRHRAPRRLRTAVGVVFQSPRRSVDPRFTLAEVMAEPLRASHRSSREVRDRVETLAARVDLTADLMSRKPHEVSDGQLQRACLARALALQPRYLVCDEMTSMLDASTTAALVRVVNDEVAERDMGVLAVSHDDALLDVWAERVDVLGDDIASSDVSGRR, encoded by the coding sequence ATGTCGCTGACGGCAACGGACATCACCGTCGGGTACCGGAGAGGCAGCCCGGTGCTGGACGGCGTCACCCTGTCGGTCGATCCGGGCCGGGTCATCGGCCTGGCCGGACCGAGCGGCTGTGGGAAGTCGACATTGGCGCGGGTGGTGGCGTTGTTGCTCGCGCCGTGGTCCGGCGAGGTCATGGTGGATGGGGAGCGGGTGCACCGAACCAGGCACCGGGCGCCGCGCCGGCTCCGCACCGCCGTCGGGGTCGTCTTCCAGTCGCCACGGCGTTCTGTCGATCCGCGGTTCACTCTGGCCGAAGTCATGGCCGAGCCGCTTCGTGCCAGTCATCGTTCTTCCCGCGAGGTCCGGGATCGGGTGGAGACGTTGGCCGCGCGGGTAGATCTGACCGCGGACCTGATGAGCCGGAAGCCGCACGAGGTGAGCGACGGGCAGTTGCAGCGTGCGTGCCTGGCCCGTGCGCTGGCGCTACAGCCGCGATACCTGGTATGCGACGAGATGACGTCCATGCTCGACGCCTCGACGACGGCCGCCCTGGTCCGCGTCGTCAACGACGAGGTGGCCGAGCGCGACATGGGGGTACTCGCGGTCAGTCACGACGACGCTTTGCTCGATGTCTGGGCCGAGCGTGTCGACGTCCTCGGCGACGACATCGCCAGCAGCGATGTCAGTGGCAGGCGTTAA
- a CDS encoding ABC transporter substrate-binding protein, with translation MPVALVVLAACGEPAEDGAEAQDHHIVLADSYEPENFNPVAGHGEDGSSKIYDGLLRLAAGEQATPELEPALATGRPEVNADATEWTLELRDDVTFHDGSEFSADDVVATFEAIIDPAFASPLASAYGMLDRVEKVDNHTVRFHLEYSYAPFDTRLLLGIVPAAAVADPAPVEESPLNTEPIGTGPYRLDEWRRGERVVLEANDEYWDGAPDVTRLTIASATDDNTRAQRMRSGEFDGAWLPPKLAATFADADDAEVVTNPSADWRGITMPAGHPVTGDPDIRMALNLAVDREAMIETVLAGHGVPAHTLIPEVFGQYYNPAAVFQHDPEAASQLLDDTGWDEADDGIRVKDGQRAEFTVMYFPEETVRRDLGQAFASDARAIGIEVTLEAVDRPEFRPRTPQDAGVLGGGDFPFDPDPQVYNALHSQFADYDDANPFLNPTAFRDDDVDAALDLGRRSLDEEERVQAYHEIQQRLVDDPPYVMLAFLDHTYVMKADDRWTGTTQIVEPHAHGVEWGPWWNIREWRRSE, from the coding sequence ATGCCCGTTGCGCTCGTGGTCTTGGCGGCGTGTGGGGAGCCCGCCGAGGACGGCGCCGAGGCACAAGACCACCACATCGTGCTGGCCGACTCGTACGAACCGGAGAACTTCAATCCGGTCGCCGGTCACGGCGAGGACGGTTCGTCGAAGATCTATGACGGGCTGCTCCGGCTGGCTGCCGGTGAACAGGCAACGCCCGAGCTGGAGCCTGCGCTGGCCACCGGTCGGCCGGAGGTGAACGCCGACGCCACCGAGTGGACGCTCGAATTGCGCGACGACGTCACATTCCACGACGGCTCTGAATTCAGCGCCGACGACGTCGTGGCCACATTCGAGGCCATCATCGACCCGGCCTTCGCCTCCCCTCTCGCGTCGGCGTACGGCATGCTCGATCGGGTTGAGAAGGTGGACAACCACACGGTCCGGTTCCACCTAGAGTATTCATACGCACCGTTCGACACCCGGCTGCTGCTCGGAATCGTCCCCGCTGCCGCTGTGGCCGACCCGGCACCGGTCGAGGAATCGCCGCTCAACACCGAGCCGATCGGCACCGGTCCGTATCGGCTGGACGAGTGGCGGCGCGGCGAGCGGGTGGTGCTCGAAGCGAACGACGAATACTGGGACGGCGCGCCAGACGTGACGCGGCTGACGATTGCCTCCGCGACGGACGACAACACGCGGGCCCAGCGCATGCGCTCGGGCGAGTTCGACGGGGCATGGTTGCCGCCCAAGCTCGCGGCTACGTTCGCCGACGCTGACGACGCCGAAGTGGTCACCAATCCGAGCGCCGACTGGCGGGGCATCACCATGCCCGCGGGTCATCCGGTCACCGGCGACCCGGACATCCGCATGGCCCTCAACCTCGCCGTGGATCGCGAGGCGATGATCGAAACGGTGCTGGCCGGACACGGAGTCCCCGCGCACACACTCATTCCCGAGGTGTTCGGGCAGTACTACAATCCCGCCGCCGTCTTCCAGCATGATCCGGAGGCCGCGAGCCAGCTGCTCGACGACACCGGATGGGACGAGGCCGACGACGGCATCCGGGTCAAGGACGGCCAACGGGCGGAGTTCACGGTGATGTACTTCCCCGAGGAGACGGTCCGGCGTGACCTCGGACAGGCATTCGCCTCCGATGCGCGCGCTATCGGGATCGAGGTGACCTTGGAGGCCGTGGACCGCCCGGAGTTCCGTCCTCGCACTCCGCAGGACGCCGGGGTGCTCGGCGGTGGGGACTTCCCCTTTGACCCCGATCCCCAGGTGTACAACGCGTTGCATTCCCAGTTCGCTGACTACGACGACGCCAATCCGTTTCTCAACCCCACCGCGTTCCGGGACGACGACGTCGACGCGGCTCTCGATCTGGGGCGGCGCAGCCTGGACGAAGAAGAGCGGGTACAGGCGTATCACGAGATCCAGCAGCGCCTGGTCGACGACCCGCCCTACGTCATGCTCGCCTTCCTCGACCACACCTATGTCATGAAAGCCGACGACCGATGGACCGGCACCACGCAGATCGTCGAACCCCATGCGCACGGCGTGGAGTGGGGGCCGTGGTGGAACATCCGCGAGTGGCGGCGAAGTGAGTGA